One Lemur catta isolate mLemCat1 chromosome 15, mLemCat1.pri, whole genome shotgun sequence genomic window carries:
- the ZFP3 gene encoding zinc finger protein 3 homolog, with protein sequence MGTENKEVIPKEEISEESESHGSILEKLPKVVYQSHEFGAGCEEDISEGHLRESPEEIIGQMSPQEKDFASGLIIFKKSPPSEKDQENNESKRGCNPSPNLITYQGDTIAEGVSTFATSGQNFVENLEPNKTQRSSVGEKPHTCKECGKAFNQNSHLIQHMRVHSGEKPFECKECGKTFGTNSSLRRHLRIHAGEKPFACNECGKAFIQSSHLIHHYRIHTGERPYKCEECGKAFSQNSALILHQRIHTGEKPYECNECGKTFRVSSQLIQHQRIHTEERYHECNECGKAFKHSSGLIRHQKIHTGEKPYLCNECGKGFGQSSELIRHQRIHTGDKPYECNECGKTFGQNSEIIRHIRIHTGEKPYVCKECGKAFRGNSELLRHERIHTGEKPYECFECGKAFRRTSHLIVHQRIHTGEKPHQCNECARTFWDNSELLLHQKIHVGEKPYECNECDKTFSQHSQLIIHQRIHTGEKPYECQECQKTFSRSSHLLRHQSVHCME encoded by the coding sequence ATGGGTACTGAGAACAAGGAGGTGATTCCCAAGGAAGAAATTTCTGAAGAATCTGAGTCACATGGGTCAATATTAGAGAAACTTCCAAAAGTGGTTTACCAAAGTCATGAGTTTGGAGCAGGATGTGAAGAAGATATATCAGAGGGACATTTGAGAGAGTCCCCAGAAGAGATTATAGGGCAGATGTCTCCTCAGGAGAAAGACTTTGCATCAGGgttgattatttttaagaaatcaccTCCAAGTGAGAAAGATCAGGAGAATAATGAGAGCAAAAGAGGCTGCAATCCCAGCCCAAATCTGATTACATATCAGGGAGATACTATAGCAGAGGGAGTTAGTACATTTGCTACCTCTGGCCAAAACTTCGTAGAGAATTTAGAACCTAACAAAACACAGAGAAGTTCTGTGGGAGAAAAGCCTCATAcatgtaaagaatgtgggaaagcctttaatCAGAACTCACATCTCATCCAGCATATGAGAGTTCATAGTGGAGAAAAACCCTTTGAATGCAAAGAATGTGGAAAGACATTTGGAACTAATTCAAGCCTTCGAAGGCACCTGAGAATTCATGCTGGAGAGAAACCCTTTGcttgtaatgaatgtgggaaggccttcatTCAGAGTTCACATCTTATCCACCATTACAGgattcatactggagagagacCCTATAAGTGTGAAGAATGTGGTAAAGCCTTCAGTCAGAATTCAGCCCTTATTCTACACCAGAGAATCCATACTggggagaaaccttatgaatgtaatgaatgtgggaagacCTTTAGGGTTAGTTCACAGCTTATTcagcatcagagaattcatactgaaGAAAGATATCATGAATGCAATGAGTGTGGTAAAGCCTTCAAGCATAGCTCAGGCCTTATTAGACAccagaaaattcatactggagaaaaaccatacctgtgtaatgaatgtgggaaaggcTTTGGTCAGAGTTCTGAGCTTATCCGGCATCAAAGAATTCATACAGGGGacaaaccctatgaatgtaatgaatgtgggaaaacttTTGGCCAGAATTCAGAGATTATTCGTCATATtagaattcatactggtgagaagcCCTATgtatgtaaggaatgtgggaaggccttcaggGGGAACTCAGAACTTCTTAGACAtgagagaattcacactggagagaaaccttatgaatgctTTGAGTGTGGAAAGGCTTTCAGGCGGACCTCTCACCTTATTGTTcaccagagaattcatactggagagaagcccCATCAATGTAATGAGTGTGCAAGAACCTTTTGGGATAATTCTGAGCTGCTTCTCCACCAGAAAATTCATgttggagagaaaccttatgaatgtaatgaatgtgatAAAACATTTAGCCAGCATTCCCAGCTTATCatacatcagagaattcacactggagagaagccttaTGAGTGCCAAGAATGTCAGAAGACCTTTAGTCGGAGCTCTCACCTCCTCCGACATCAAAGTGTTCACTGTATGGAATGA